From Amphritea atlantica, a single genomic window includes:
- the gmhB gene encoding D-glycero-beta-D-manno-heptose 1,7-bisphosphate 7-phosphatase — protein MKLVILDRDGVINYDSDNYIKTVDEWQPLPGSMAAIARLTKAGFDICVATNQSGLARGYFDLTTLNQMHRKMTSLAEEQGGRIEKIEYCPHSPDDHCYCRKPQPGLYQHILSCYPDIDPGKVFVVGDSLRDLEAAITAGCPPILVRTGKGERTIAKGGLPENTVIVDDLEAAAQYIIYHQHSTN, from the coding sequence ATGAAACTGGTAATTCTCGATCGTGACGGCGTTATCAACTACGACTCCGATAACTACATCAAAACCGTTGATGAGTGGCAACCGCTGCCAGGCAGCATGGCAGCTATTGCCCGATTAACGAAAGCCGGCTTCGATATTTGCGTGGCGACTAATCAGTCTGGCCTGGCCAGAGGCTACTTCGATCTGACGACCCTGAATCAGATGCATCGAAAAATGACCTCACTGGCAGAGGAGCAGGGCGGGCGCATCGAGAAAATTGAGTACTGCCCTCATTCACCGGATGATCACTGTTACTGCCGCAAACCGCAACCAGGTCTCTACCAGCACATTCTCAGCTGCTATCCGGATATCGATCCCGGCAAGGTATTTGTGGTGGGTGATTCTTTGCGCGATCTTGAAGCGGCGATAACTGCAGGCTGTCCGCCCATTCTGGTCAGAACAGGAAAGGGGGAGCGCACGATAGCCAAAGGAGGACTGCCTGAGAACACAGTCATTGTTGATGACCTTGAAGCCGCAGCACAGTATATTATCTATCATCAACACAGTACCAACTAA
- a CDS encoding helix-turn-helix transcriptional regulator encodes MHQDFASNLRLLCSYYKSIAEVCRRLDINRPQFNRYLSGRYKPSAHTLLRFCDFFGVEEHEILMPHEQFERLIKVRPRPQVAEASEQLESEHLDRLQRGAASLDKYLGYYFEYYQSMAYPGRILRTLICIERRDDRVCYQRTERLREHPGDKVFHGVYLGIASFLTDRIFMVDYESLTGNEMTQTILFPSFKNRVSRLSGLKLGVSGSGERMPCCARVVYEYLGRSVDKQRALSLCGLYAQDSDEIEPSIKAMIRNEMGAKDWHFRALYI; translated from the coding sequence ATGCATCAGGACTTTGCCAGTAATCTCAGGCTGCTGTGCAGCTATTACAAATCGATAGCGGAAGTGTGCCGGCGGCTCGATATTAACCGGCCTCAGTTTAATCGTTACCTCAGTGGCCGATACAAACCCTCTGCTCATACGCTGCTGCGCTTTTGTGATTTCTTTGGTGTTGAAGAACACGAGATTCTCATGCCTCATGAGCAGTTTGAGCGTCTGATCAAAGTACGTCCCCGCCCTCAGGTTGCTGAGGCGTCTGAGCAGCTTGAGTCAGAACATCTGGATCGGCTGCAGCGAGGCGCGGCCAGCCTGGACAAATACCTGGGGTACTACTTTGAATACTATCAGTCGATGGCCTATCCCGGCCGGATTCTGAGAACGCTGATCTGTATTGAGCGGCGCGACGATCGGGTCTGCTATCAACGCACCGAGCGCCTGCGTGAGCATCCTGGCGACAAGGTCTTTCATGGGGTTTATCTCGGCATCGCCAGTTTTCTGACCGACCGTATTTTCATGGTGGATTATGAATCACTCACGGGTAATGAGATGACCCAGACCATTTTGTTTCCTTCCTTTAAGAACCGGGTATCGCGATTGAGTGGGCTTAAACTTGGCGTATCCGGTAGTGGTGAACGGATGCCCTGCTGTGCCCGGGTTGTGTATGAGTATCTGGGACGGTCGGTTGATAAGCAGCGAGCGTTGTCCCTCTGCGGATTATATGCGCAGGATTCTGATGAGATAGAGCCGTCGATCAAGGCGATGATCCGTAACGAGATGGGGGCTAAAGACTGGCACTTTCGGGCACTGTATATCTGA
- a CDS encoding alanine:cation symporter family protein, with protein sequence MLEFLNDLLWGKVLIGVLISLGLWFTIASRFVQFRYFGQMFKIFSGKQLFKHEQQGHLSSFQALLLSVAGRVGGGNIAGVAVAITLGGPGAIFWMWVIGLMGMATSYFECTLAQTFKKAEPDGTYRGGPAYYIRRGLGKKWQWLAALYSVLLLVTFGFGFTAMQSYSVATSFEDAFGIPTYYTGIALALIVGLIIFGGVKRIAKVSEVLVPVMALGYLGITLVVLGLNIERIPDVIVLIVNSAFGLNPAIGGGIGAAILMGVKRGLFSNEAGLGSAPNVAAVAYVPHPANQGIVQAFSVFIDTLILCSCTAFIILLSGIYDPATIAGQGGVALTQSALADHVGEWGRMFVSIALLLFGFSTILYNYYLGENSLNFFSEENQNLFNTFRVAIICLCCWGAIMDLGTVFAFADITMGFLALANLLALALLFKTGLRVMRDYEQQRKDGIETPIFDPEKFSDLNIDPAAWDQLPTQQDAADQYAANDTAKATS encoded by the coding sequence ATGTTGGAATTTCTCAACGATCTGCTCTGGGGAAAAGTTCTGATTGGTGTGCTTATCTCTCTGGGCCTCTGGTTCACGATTGCATCACGGTTTGTGCAGTTCCGCTACTTTGGTCAGATGTTCAAAATTTTTAGCGGCAAACAGCTTTTCAAACATGAACAGCAGGGCCACCTGAGTTCATTTCAAGCACTGCTACTCTCCGTTGCCGGACGGGTGGGGGGAGGTAATATAGCCGGTGTTGCGGTTGCCATTACATTGGGTGGACCGGGTGCCATCTTCTGGATGTGGGTCATCGGTCTGATGGGCATGGCGACCAGTTACTTCGAATGTACCCTGGCACAAACCTTCAAAAAAGCAGAGCCGGATGGCACCTATCGGGGTGGCCCCGCATACTACATCCGTCGCGGACTGGGTAAAAAATGGCAATGGCTGGCTGCGCTCTATTCGGTTTTGCTGCTGGTAACATTTGGCTTCGGCTTCACCGCGATGCAGTCTTACTCGGTTGCCACCTCATTTGAGGATGCCTTTGGTATCCCAACCTACTACACCGGAATCGCACTGGCGCTGATTGTCGGCCTGATCATCTTTGGCGGTGTAAAGCGCATCGCTAAAGTATCCGAAGTTCTGGTTCCGGTCATGGCGCTGGGCTACCTCGGCATCACACTGGTGGTACTGGGCCTGAACATCGAGCGTATTCCCGACGTTATCGTGCTGATTGTGAATAGCGCCTTTGGCCTGAATCCAGCCATTGGTGGTGGCATCGGTGCAGCCATTCTGATGGGCGTCAAACGCGGCCTGTTCTCCAACGAGGCGGGGCTCGGCAGCGCACCTAACGTTGCCGCGGTTGCCTATGTTCCACACCCGGCTAATCAGGGTATCGTGCAGGCGTTCTCCGTATTTATCGACACCCTGATTCTGTGCTCCTGTACCGCATTCATCATTCTGCTGAGTGGCATCTATGATCCTGCCACTATTGCCGGGCAGGGCGGTGTTGCGCTCACTCAGTCCGCACTGGCCGATCATGTTGGCGAATGGGGCCGGATGTTCGTCAGTATTGCCCTGCTGCTGTTCGGATTCAGCACCATTCTTTACAACTATTATCTGGGCGAAAACAGCCTGAACTTCTTCAGTGAAGAGAACCAGAATCTGTTTAATACCTTCCGGGTCGCGATCATCTGCCTGTGCTGCTGGGGTGCCATTATGGATCTGGGCACAGTATTCGCCTTTGCTGATATCACCATGGGCTTCCTGGCACTGGCAAATCTGCTGGCGCTGGCACTACTGTTCAAGACCGGTCTGCGGGTGATGCGTGATTACGAGCAACAACGCAAAGATGGCATCGAAACACCTATTTTCGACCCGGAGAAATTCAGCGATCTGAATATTGATCCGGCTGCCTGGGATCAGCTACCGACGCAACAGGACGCAGCCGATCAGTATGCCGCCAACGACACAGCTAAGGCGACCTCCTGA